In Shewanella sp. MR-4, the genomic stretch GTATTAGGTTTGAGTGGCTGTGCATCGGTCAGTGATACTGATACCGATTCGACGGTGGCAAACAGCGCCGAGAAGAAAGTCAGCAAAAAAGATTGCAACAAAGTCACAACCACGGGTTCGCGCCTTGGTCGTTGCAGATAATTACTGTTTATCCATTCACTATGGGATTGTATTCATCATTCATTTTTTATGCTTAGAAAGCATGATATACAGAAATATAGAGAGTGCTAAATAATGTGCTTTCTATATTTTTTAACTTTTTATCTTCATTTTTCGCAAGTCAAAGCCTGAAAATAACCATAGTTAACTCTAGGATTCATAGATGTTTAAGCGTAATTGTGATTGGTTAAGAAATATTGCTGATTAAATTTTGTGAATTAAATCTAATTGCGAAAATCTTGAAATGTTAAATATTTATTTGCAATTTTGTTGGTTTTTAAATAAATATAATATTTCAAAATTAAAATAAATAGTTGTGTTATCTATTTTTAATACGAGATAAGCTTGCTTGTTTTTTATGGAATACGTTATTTTAAAAAATCTGTTAATATTCGTTTTAGTTGTTTAATATGTCGTAAATTAAGCTGTTGCGTGTACAGTTTGATAATTCATGACGGTTATTATTCGATAGTGCACTACAAGCAGCACAGGTCATATGATCACGATAGTGCTGGTCAAAAAACTTAACGGTTCTCGACTCTAACGAATCAAAAAGTGCAAGGGTTAAAGGCTTTTTCCATTTATATCTTTCCATTAGGTTTGCTAAATGTCGATAACAGGTATCACGGCGATTAGATAAATACTTTGAGGCTATAAGCTGACTTTCAAACTGTGTCAAAGATCCTGTTAGATAAAAGGTGATGCCTTGAACTAGCTCTTTTATTTCTAGTGGGGTAGCTACTAATTCACCATTTTCAACCGCTAAATTTAATGCGTCTGTAAACCAACCCCAAAAGGCATTAATGCGTTTTTTAAACCGCTCCACTTTTTCATCACTCGCGAGTTTCCAGACCATTGTATTGACTGACACCGAACGCAGTGTAAAAAAGCTACTACTACGCTTAATGGTTTCAAAGGTAAAAAAAATGGGTAAGAGCACTTTCTCTTGTGCTGTTAAATCTGGATTCTTATTGATAAAAATGGGTAAGTGATTTGATGTCGCACTTCTTAAGAATAAACAAACCAACACATCTTCTTTACGTTCAAAAAACTTATATAAGGTTCCTGTAGAGCATCCAACCTCATGAGCAAGTTGAGAAAATTTAAAAGACACAACACCTTGTGACTCAATCAGTTTTTCTGCTGCATCTAATATCTGATTACAACGCAAAATAGATAGTGAGTCAGTGGGACATTTCATTTATTTATTCCAGCATACCGAAAAGTACATTATGGATTGCGCACAAATATGAGGCATAGCCAATAAACAAATAATCGGGATTAAGCTCACATCACAGAGTTTTAAATTTTAATCTTTGTGATTTACTTCAAACGCACATTTAATCAACAGGAATTTGTCATAAGTTAAATTTTGTTCATTTAACCTGTATTACCTCCGGTCAATTCCCAAAGAAAAAATATTCACGAGATAACTCACGAATAAAATTGTCACTGAAAAAAAGTCGTGACTCACTTCTCCTTAGACGCCGTTCATAACCTCTATCTTGCTTGCAACAGACATAGAGGGTTAACAAAATGCATGATAGAAGAAGTTTTTTAAAGCTAGGTGCTGGTGCTGCGGTAGGCGGTATCGCAGCGGCATTGCCAAGTGCAGCATTAGCCACTGAATGCGCCTCAAACATTAAATGGGATGAAACTCGTGATGTTATTGTCGTGGGGTCAGGTTTTGCGGGGCTGTCATCCGCACTAAATGCTAAGCGACAAGGTCTAGGCTCGATACTGGTATTAGAAAAAATGCAGGTGATCGGTGGCAACTCAGCGATCAACGGGGGCTGGTTAGCTATCCCTAAAAACCCAATCCAATTAGCTCAAGGCATCAACGATGACTCACCCGAAGAGCTAGTGAAGGATCAAATTATCTCTGGCCGCGGTATGCAAAATACCGACATGCTACGACAAATCGCTAATCGTGCCCTGGATGCTTATCAGCTGTGTATTGATACTGGGGTTAAATTCCGTGAGGGCTTTAACCAACAAGTGGGCGGCCACAATAAAGCGCGAGCTATCCGTACTCTGCATGGCGTCGGTGGCGATATCACCACAAAACTCTATGAAGCGGGTAAAAAAGAAGGCGTTGAGTACCGTCTACAACATTATGTTGAAGACTTCATCATGGATGGCCAAGAGATTGTTGGCTTGAAAGTACGTCAAAATTATCGTTTCCCGGATCTCAAAACCGGTAAAACAATCTACATCAAAGCCAATAGGGCCGTTATCCTTGCCCACGGTGGTTTCTCACGTAACTTAGCACTACGTGAACTGGTCGACCCTGCATTAGATAAAACCTTAGATTGTACCAATGCCCTAGGCGCAACGGGCGAAGTCACACTAACGGCTATGGCCCACGGTGCTTTTCCGGTTCATATGAGCTTTATTCAAACAGGTCACTGGGGCTCGCCAGATGAAGGCGGCTTTGGCTGGTCAAATGCTCTGCTCTCGATTGGTTTCCATAAAGGGATTTCAGTCAATGTGTTAGATGGTAAGCGTTTTATGAATGAACGCGCCGATAGAAAAACCTGCTCCGACGCCATTATGAAAAATCGTAACCCTGATGGCTCACCCGCCTATCCTGTGGTGTTTTTTAACCATGACGATCATGTTGGTGCAGAAGAAGTGACCCGCGCAGTACGTGACCAAATCGCTTGGAAAGTCGATAGCCTTGAGCAATTAGCTAAGCAATTCAATATCCCACTTGCGCAGCTCAAACAAACTGTAGACGAGTACAACAAGCAAGTGCCACTGCGCATAGATCCCTTGTTTGGACGCATGATGGATACGGCAGTTGAGCTTAAAGCGCCGTTTATTGTGTCACGTATTTGGCCAAAAGTGCACTACTGCATGGGCGGTTTAAAAACCGATTTAGGCGCGAGAGTGCTGCATAGTCAAACCCTAGCTCCGATGAAAAATCTCTATGCCGTTGGCGAAGCAACTGGCGGCACTCACGGTGGAACCCGTTTAAGTTCAACAGCTTGTCTGGAGTGTTTAACGATGGGAATTATCGTTGCTGAAACCATCAAATCTGACATGCAGGCCTAAATCATGATGAAAACATTACTACTCACACTGGTTGTTGCAACCCTGTTCACTGGCGCAGCCAATGCCGGAGACCTTGTCAAGATGAAAGGCAGTACCCAAGGTCGCAGCAATCATGAATTTATTTACCAAGATGGTTGTAAAGGATGCCACCAAGGCTCGGGTAAACAAAATGCCACCGATGCGGCCTGCGTTGAATGTCATGGCGAAATCACCAGTATTCCAGTGGATGAGTCCAAACTTGCCATCCCTGAAGCCCATCCACACAAATCACTGCACTACAACCAAGGTGCCAGCTGCTTAGCCTGTCACAGCGAGCATGAGAAAAAGGCTCCAGTGTGCGCTGAATGCCACCGCACTTGGTTCAAAGAAATGTAATTTAATTTTTATAATACAAAAACTTAAGAAAGGTAATGATGATGAAAAAATCCACCCGGTTTATGTTGTCCATGGTGGCAACCGCTATCGCACTATCTCAAACTAACGCCTTTGCCGCAGAGCAAGAAGATGGCATCAATGTTGGCGGCGCCGTGCGCGTTAACTATGGCTATCGCGATTATGATGAAAAATCGAAGGATAAAGGCGGCGACTTTAACTTCGACATGGCCGCCATCAAATTTGATGGTAAAAAAGGCGATTTCGGTTTAGCGGCGGAATACCGTTTTACCTCAGGCACTAACTACATCAAGTATGGTTATGGCTACTACAACATTGATCCAGACTGGCAACTGCAATTTGGTATCAACAAAGTGCCCTTTGGTAACCGCGAGTTTATCTCTAACAGTTGGTGGTTTGGTCTGCCTTACTATTTAGGCTTTGAAGATGACCATGACATCGGCTTAAAAGCGACCTATGAGAAAAACGGCTGGCACACGGATTTAGCGTTTTATAAAAATGCCGAATACGGCCCAACCGAAAACAAGCGTTATTCAACTGACTTGTATACCGGCACCATCAATGGCACTGAATACAACAACGAAGAAACCAACCAACTCAACGTGCGCCAAACCTACACCGCCGAATACGAAGGTGGCGCAACCACTTTTGGTGGCTCAGTACAGGTCGGCCAAATCTACAACAGCAAAACCGGTAATAATGGCGACCGCTATGCTGTCGCACTGCATTTAGACAGCAGCTACAACGGCTGGAGCCTACAAATGCAAGCCATGCAGTATGAATACAATGCTGCAGATGCTATCGACGACAACAAAATTGGCGTATCGGTGGTGAGCTGGCAGTACGAAATCGCCTCAAAAGGCCAAGCCTATAACATCAACATTGCCAAAACGGTTAACACAGATTGGGGCAGCATTAAGTTCTATAACGACTTTGGTTTAATGACACCTGATGTTGATGACGATAGCTACGACAACAGCATGCAAAACGTCACCGGTATGGCGATTTCTGCTGGCCCAACGTACACCATGATTGACTTTGTGATGGGTAAAAACATGACTTTCTCAACCGCCAATAACGACCACGTTGGCTTACCTGAAGTCGGTAACGATTGGGATAAACGAATCAACATTAACTTTGGTTACTACTTCTAGTATTTGCGCAGTTTAGGACGTCCCTCCTCCCTGCCGTTTTAAACTGCTCAACCTTTTGGCCCTATTCGTTAGGGCTTTTTTTTTTACGTTTTCCCCATAGAGTGAACGATGAAACTACAATCTTTACCGACACTTGCCGTTTATTTTATCTGTTCATCCTCCCTGTATGCCGCCGATGTGCAGTTGGGGGGATTTATTAAGGCCAACACCCGCTTTGTTGAAGGCAATGTGGCCTTTCAAGACAGTTGGACAGGCGGAGGCAAGGTTGTCGAGCACACCAAACGCACCCAATTTGGTGCCCAAGAAAGCCGCTTTAACCTGTCGCTCAACACCGATGAAGCCGAAGCCTTTGCCGAAATCGATTTTGTCGGCTCAAGCCAAGGAAACCCGATTATCTCCAACTCCTACAGTCCAAGGCTTAGGCATGCCTTTATCAGTTATCAAGGCATCACCGCCGGACAAACTTGGTCAACCTTAGTCAATGCCAGTACCTTTGCCGAAACAGCCGATTTAGGCGGGCCATTAGTTGGACAAGCCATGGTAAGACAAGCACTTATCCGCTATAGCACCGAACAATGGCAATTCGCCCTCGAAAATCCCTACACCTACGGCACCCAAGTCCAAACGGATGGACTAACCAAGGCTACAGCAGCCAAGCTTGACTGGATTGATACCAGTCATGATTACATCCCAGACATGATTGCCCGCTACAACCAATCCGGCGAATGGGGCAATGTGTCTCTCTCTGGCTTAGTGCGTTATTTAGATCCAGCGGGCACATCGCAGTGGGCTGGCGGGCTCTCCCTTGCCGCCAAACTCTTTACTTTTGGCCAAGATGATCTACGCCTACAATTGCACTACGGCCACCTAGGTCGTTATGTCGGCACCGACGCTGCGCGCGATATCATCCAAGGAGAATTAGAAACCTCGACATCAGCCATGTTTGCCTACCGACACTTTTGGACTGACTACGCCCGCTCGACACTCTTTTTTGGTCACACTCGCACTGAGCGAGAACAAACGGACCGCAGCCACGTTGGTGTGAATCTGTTTACCAATTTAACCCAAGCACTCACCCTAGGTATTGAAGTGGGCCGCTATCAAATAGAGGATAACAACAGCTCAGCCCATCCCAATGCGCAGCAGGGAAAGTCCAACTACGCGCAGTTAAGCATACAATTGCAGCTCTAAAACTGCTCGGACGGTAAGATTATTCGCGAGTAAAGTCACGAATAAGTTTGCCACTCAAAACATGCCGTGATCCAATTCACCTTTACCATTAACCAATCACTTTATTGTTAGTCACGTAACAATATAACCAACAGAATATCGCCATTAAGCGATGTAAAAATAGGATTGGAATGATGAAATTAAAAATGCTTTTCGGATTAGCCGCACTGACTTCAACAGCTGTTATGGCTCAAGGCCCACAATGTAATCACGCGCAACTACCCTATCAACAAATGACGCCAGTGCCGTACGACAGCACGCCCTATGTGCCGCAAAACACTATGCCAGAGCAATGCCGTAACCCCGAAATCGAGGCCTACATTGCCGATTGGGAAGCTGGCAAAATCGACTTTAACACCATCAAACCCAATGACAGCATTGCCGCAGACCAACGTTTTTGTAAAACTTTGGATGACCACGGTAACGTGCTCGAAGCCAAAAACTGCGATCCTAAAAACTCACCTGTGGGTTATATCTGGAAAGAGCTATCAGATAGCCCTGTCGTAATTGGTATCACCAATGGGTTGAAATCAGACCATGAGCCACATTTCCACGGTCAACCAGAGTGTTACTACGTGGTCAACGGCACCAGTAAAACACTGGCAAACAATAAATTTGAAACTCTGGCCAAAGGTCAATACTTCTATATTCCTGGTGCCCATATCCACAATACCCCAATCCTCAATAAAGAAGGTTTAGGTGTATTTTACTGGTACCCAAACAACGCCCACTTTGATGGATTTAAATACTACTGGCGTAAAGATGTTAAAAATCTACGGGTGGCCGAAGAAGCCTTTGACCGCGTAGATGCCATCCGTAAACGCGATTTAAACCTAGGCCCATACGGTACCAACGAACAATTTTTCAAAAACTAGTTAGCGTAATTCAACCTAAGCACAGATAAAAATGAATTTGTATTAACTCACGATTTGGTAGGTGTTGTTGAGTCGCGCTTAGCTGGCTATCGTGATATTCACATCTGAAGCTTGATTGATTTTCTGAATAAAAACGGTCCACTTGGGGACCGTTTTTTTGTTTGTAACGCTTGCTCAACCCGCTTTAAGGGAAGGCTTAACACAAGTGATTAATGCCTTTTAGCCTGTTATCACCAACTCAGTTGATAATTGAGGGCAAAGGTGCGACCGCGGCCATGGTAGTCGAACATTGACTCAGGACCGTAGGTCGGGCTGTAGAAGTACACCGCTCTTTGGCCCCACAGGGTGCTGTAGTCTTTATCGAGCAGGTTTTCGATGCCGTAGCTCAAGGTGCCGACCGGTAAATCGATAGAGCCCAGTAAATCCAGCGTCGTGTAGCTATCAAGCTCACTCGCTAGGCCATCGTTGGTTTTGAAGCGATAGTCAGATTCGGCGCTAAAACTGTGCTCAGCTTGTAAACGGATCTTCTGTGTCTCGCCTCGCCAGCCAATAAAGGCGGTCGCCTTAGAGGGCGAAGCATAAGTGACGGTTTCATCAATCCAATTATTCTCATCTTTCACTTCACTGCGCACCAGATGCAGGTTGGTGCCGACTTGCCAGTCGGAGCTGATATCAAAGTTCAGTTGTGCCTCTAGGCCATAGCTGCGCTTATCTTGGTCTTTGACATCGATGGTCAGATCTTTGCTGTTCACCTCAATCACCTTGTCAGACACGGCATAGTAGATGCTGGCTTGCGCCTGCCAACGGTCTGCAAGGTAACGCCATCCCAGTTCCATGGAGTCGGTCTTGATCCCGTCAAGGCGGGTATCATTGATATTGATGCTGTTTTGCAGCTGTAAGTAACCGTCGGCATCGGCCTTGTAGGTGCCGCGGCCGTAGTATTTCGACAGGTCTGGCAGCTCAAAGCCTTGGGAATAGGCAAGCCAGAGTTGTTGGTCTTGGCTTAACTTAGCCACCAAGCCGAGGTTGACTAAACCTATGTTATAGTCGGTGCTGCCGCCTTTAATGGCATCGGCTCCCTTGGCTTTGCCAGAGGCGATCGTCACCTGTTGGTTATAACCGATAAAATCATCAACGCTGTTTTCCATGTGTTGATAACGATAGCCTGCGTTTAGCACCAAAAAGCTATTCATCTCCCAACTGCTTTGGACAAATGCAGCAATGGATTCGACCGAAAAGTCGACATAACGGCCGGTAGTGAACAGCTCGCGCATCACTAAGCCGCCGTGTTGGTTGGCGGCATCGAGGTCGAAGCTCATTTGGCTCGAATCAAAACTTTCTTTATCCCAATCCAGTCCCCAGGTAAGAGTGAGGCTATCGACGGGCTTGGATTCCACGACCGCCTTCAAACCATAGATACTGGTGTTTTGGGCCGATGCTGAGAAGTTGTAGACGCCGCTGGTTTCATTGACATAGGGGAACGGGTGGAAATCCAGATTCTCTTTGCGATAAAAGCCTTGTAAATACAGGGTTTGACCAAGAAACTCATTCTGGGAGTAGGACAGATTCAGCAAAGTGCGCTCGGTGGCGGGGCTGCGGTCAGCGTCTAATCCCTTACGGGTTTCTAGCACTGAGGCATCGCCAGTGACGCCTGAGAAGTTCTCACCCATATACAGACCATGTTCATCGTCTGAACCGTTGCGATAGTATTGCGCCATGGCGCTGAGGTTGGCGTCATTGGCAAGCTGCCAATCCATATTCGCCATTAAATCATAACCTTGGGTGTACTGCATTCCGGTTTGGGTAATGTCCAGCATCACAGGGTTGCTACTGCCATCAAACCATTGGCCGTTTTCCTGCCAAGCGGCACTAAAGCGCCCTTTAAGCGAATCGCTGCCCCCGGTCACCGCCAGCGCGGTGCGGTAATCTAAATCATCACTGCTATTAAAGCCGGACTTGAATCCCGCTTCGGCTTCGAAGGTATCACTGCTGTCAGCCGCTTTTTTAGTGACAATATTAATGGCACCGCCCAGTGCGCCACCGCCATAGATAGCCGACGCGCCAGCGAGCACTTCGATGCGGGCAATATTGAATGGATCGATACTGTCGAGCTGGCGGCTGATACTGCGGGAGGTGTTCATCGACACGCCATCGATTAAGACCACCATGGCGCGACCGCGAATATTTTGGCCAAAGTTGGTGCGCCCTTGGCTGGACACATCCATCGACGGCACTAAGGCGGCGAGCATTTCCTTAATACCTTTGCCGCTATCGGTTTGCTCGCGAATGCTGGCTTCATCAATGATCCACACAGTGCTGGAGAGATCGCTGATTTGGGTCGGTGAGCGGGTGGCGGAGACCACCATGCGCTCCATATCGTTTTCAGCGGCTGTTGCCACATTAACAAGCCCCAGTTGGCAGATAACTGCGGCGGCGACTAGGCTTATCGGCCCCATAGACTTAGGCATAGTATTCTCCATCAAAAACAACAGGTACATGAGAAGCCAAAAGGACAGCACTGTGGTGCCTTTCCTCGCGACCCAGAAAGCGTTTTTAATGGTTTGAATTCAATGCGCTAACTGAATATGAATGGAGAGTATTCCGTGTTTGGCTCCAAAAAAGACGCATTATTATAGTTGTAATCGAGAATCGTTCTTAATTGAATTTACAAAGCCTTTACTTTTTTACGCACCCAAAATCACGAGGCGACAACAAATGGACAGATACAACGAGAGGTCGGAGTGTATGCGTGTAGAGGTGTTGAATAGGCAGGGGAATACTTGGGAGTCACAGAGCGATAGAAACAAAAAAGCCCCGACAGAAGACCGTCGGGGCTGTTAGAGGTTGTGCAGCTAATCGATGCCGTTAGCCATTACAGGCTGTAGTACATCTCGAACTCTAATGGGTGAGTTGTACGGCTTACACGCTCAGCTTCTGCAGATTTCAGTGCAATGTAAGACTGGATGAAATCTTCGCTGAATACACCGCCGCGAGTTAAGAACTCGTGGTCAGCTTGCAGGTTTTCAAGCGCGTTTTCTAATGAAGTCGCTACTTGTGGGATTTCAGCCGCTTCTTCAGCTGGCAGATCGTACAA encodes the following:
- a CDS encoding TetR/AcrR family transcriptional regulator → MKCPTDSLSILRCNQILDAAEKLIESQGVVSFKFSQLAHEVGCSTGTLYKFFERKEDVLVCLFLRSATSNHLPIFINKNPDLTAQEKVLLPIFFTFETIKRSSSFFTLRSVSVNTMVWKLASDEKVERFKKRINAFWGWFTDALNLAVENGELVATPLEIKELVQGITFYLTGSLTQFESQLIASKYLSNRRDTCYRHLANLMERYKWKKPLTLALFDSLESRTVKFFDQHYRDHMTCAACSALSNNNRHELSNCTRNSLIYDILNN
- a CDS encoding flavocytochrome c — its product is MHDRRSFLKLGAGAAVGGIAAALPSAALATECASNIKWDETRDVIVVGSGFAGLSSALNAKRQGLGSILVLEKMQVIGGNSAINGGWLAIPKNPIQLAQGINDDSPEELVKDQIISGRGMQNTDMLRQIANRALDAYQLCIDTGVKFREGFNQQVGGHNKARAIRTLHGVGGDITTKLYEAGKKEGVEYRLQHYVEDFIMDGQEIVGLKVRQNYRFPDLKTGKTIYIKANRAVILAHGGFSRNLALRELVDPALDKTLDCTNALGATGEVTLTAMAHGAFPVHMSFIQTGHWGSPDEGGFGWSNALLSIGFHKGISVNVLDGKRFMNERADRKTCSDAIMKNRNPDGSPAYPVVFFNHDDHVGAEEVTRAVRDQIAWKVDSLEQLAKQFNIPLAQLKQTVDEYNKQVPLRIDPLFGRMMDTAVELKAPFIVSRIWPKVHYCMGGLKTDLGARVLHSQTLAPMKNLYAVGEATGGTHGGTRLSSTACLECLTMGIIVAETIKSDMQA
- a CDS encoding cytochrome c3 family protein, translating into MMKTLLLTLVVATLFTGAANAGDLVKMKGSTQGRSNHEFIYQDGCKGCHQGSGKQNATDAACVECHGEITSIPVDESKLAIPEAHPHKSLHYNQGASCLACHSEHEKKAPVCAECHRTWFKEM
- a CDS encoding cupin; the encoded protein is MMKLKMLFGLAALTSTAVMAQGPQCNHAQLPYQQMTPVPYDSTPYVPQNTMPEQCRNPEIEAYIADWEAGKIDFNTIKPNDSIAADQRFCKTLDDHGNVLEAKNCDPKNSPVGYIWKELSDSPVVIGITNGLKSDHEPHFHGQPECYYVVNGTSKTLANNKFETLAKGQYFYIPGAHIHNTPILNKEGLGVFYWYPNNAHFDGFKYYWRKDVKNLRVAEEAFDRVDAIRKRDLNLGPYGTNEQFFKN
- a CDS encoding TonB-dependent receptor, yielding MPKSMGPISLVAAAVICQLGLVNVATAAENDMERMVVSATRSPTQISDLSSTVWIIDEASIREQTDSGKGIKEMLAALVPSMDVSSQGRTNFGQNIRGRAMVVLIDGVSMNTSRSISRQLDSIDPFNIARIEVLAGASAIYGGGALGGAINIVTKKAADSSDTFEAEAGFKSGFNSSDDLDYRTALAVTGGSDSLKGRFSAAWQENGQWFDGSSNPVMLDITQTGMQYTQGYDLMANMDWQLANDANLSAMAQYYRNGSDDEHGLYMGENFSGVTGDASVLETRKGLDADRSPATERTLLNLSYSQNEFLGQTLYLQGFYRKENLDFHPFPYVNETSGVYNFSASAQNTSIYGLKAVVESKPVDSLTLTWGLDWDKESFDSSQMSFDLDAANQHGGLVMRELFTTGRYVDFSVESIAAFVQSSWEMNSFLVLNAGYRYQHMENSVDDFIGYNQQVTIASGKAKGADAIKGGSTDYNIGLVNLGLVAKLSQDQQLWLAYSQGFELPDLSKYYGRGTYKADADGYLQLQNSININDTRLDGIKTDSMELGWRYLADRWQAQASIYYAVSDKVIEVNSKDLTIDVKDQDKRSYGLEAQLNFDISSDWQVGTNLHLVRSEVKDENNWIDETVTYASPSKATAFIGWRGETQKIRLQAEHSFSAESDYRFKTNDGLASELDSYTTLDLLGSIDLPVGTLSYGIENLLDKDYSTLWGQRAVYFYSPTYGPESMFDYHGRGRTFALNYQLSW